A window from Apteryx mantelli isolate bAptMan1 chromosome 15, bAptMan1.hap1, whole genome shotgun sequence encodes these proteins:
- the SLC24A1 gene encoding sodium/potassium/calcium exchanger 1 produces the protein MHLPQRRRLKRNRIFFLLATVLALALYQLQFSPPALPAPHAAPQPKDPVKVTSGDLPSNKTAIKGNGTAAPKIRHCVYVDPEPTVPITTSVDATPQEENVSASYPDEKPKHESKGEYPQDLFSVEERRQGWVVLHIFGMIYVFVALAIVCDEYFVPALGVITEKLQISEDVAGATFMAAGGSAPELFTSLIGVFISHSNVGIGTIVGSAVFNILFVIGTCALFSREILHLTWWPLFRDISFYIVDLLILILFFLDSVIDWWESLLLLTAYATYVFAMKYNVYLEQWVKQELNRTLNTVQAVSAEHAQKKSNGAVADDETKKPADEKQLQPPSALQRGSSSASLHNSQMRSTIFQLMIHTLDPLAEAKFKDKVDILSNLAKVDALSKQGSKPEAEEEKQAESPNTQETPASDAEPSEDKPKADAPQDGQHSSDSDDSEDSSSATEEDSDNSTHEEENDEPLSLEWPETRKKQAIYLFLFPIVFPLWSTVPDVRNPDSKKFFVITFFGSIIWIAVFSYLMVWWAHQVGETVGISEEIMGLTILAAGTSIPDLITSVIVARKGLGDMAVSSSVGSNIFDITVGLPVPWFLYSVFSGLSPVAVSSNGLFCAIVLLFLMLLFVIISIATCKWKMNKILGLTMFALYFVFLIISVMLEDRIISCPVSV, from the exons ATGCATTTACCACAGAGAAGGCGGCTAAAACGGAACCGAATCTTTTTCTTGCTTGCCACAGTATTGGCCCTTGCTCTCTATCAGCTTCAGTTCAGCCCTCCTGCCCTTCCAGCACCGCACGCAGCCCCCCAGCCCAAGGACCCTGTGAAAGTTACCTCCGGGGACCTCCCCAGCAACAAGACTGCCATAAAAGGCAATGGCACAGCAGCACCCAAAATAAGGCACTGTGTATATGTGGATCCTGAGCCAACTGTGCCCATCACCACGTCGGTGGATGCAACACCACAGGAGGAAAATGTCAGTGCAAGCTACCCAGATGAAAAGCCAAAACATGAATCCAAAGGAGAATATCCCCAGGACCTATTCAGTGTGGAAGAACGCAGGCAAGGGTGGGTTGTACTTCACATCTTTGGCATGATATATGTGTTTGTGGCCTTGGCCATAGTGTGTGATGAGTATTTTGTCCCTGCCTTGGGAGTGATCACAGAGAAGTTACAGATCTCTGAAGATGTGGCTGGAGCCACCTTCATGGCAGCAGGTGGATCAGCACCAGAACTCTTCACCTCCCTCATAGGTGTCTTCATCTCACACAGCAATGTGGGCATCGGCACCATTGTGGGCTCAGCGGTGTTTAATATCCTCTTTGTCATTGGCACCTGTGCCCTCTTCTCAAGGGAGATACTCCACCTGACATGGTGGCCCTTATTTAGAGACATCTCGTTCTACATTGTAGACTTACTGATACTCATCCTGTTTTTCCTAGACAGTGTCATTGATTGGTGGGAAAGCCTGCTTTTACTGACTGCCTACGCCACATACGTATTCGCTATGAAATACAACGTGTACCTAGAACAGTGGGTGAAGCAGGAGCTGAACAGGACGCTAAATACTGTGCAGGCAGTATCGGCAGAGCATGCGCAGAAG AAAAGCAATGGGGCAGTTGCAGATGATGAAACAAAGAAGCCAGCAGATGAGAAGCAGCTGCAG CCTCCATCAGCCTTACAGCGAGGCAGCAGCTCAGCCTCCCTACACAACTCTCAAATGCGCAGCACCATCTTCCAACTCATGATCCACACCCTGGACCccctggcagaag CAAAATTTAAAGACAAGGTTGACATCCTGAGCAACTTGGCCAAGGTAGATGCTCTGAGCAAGCAAGGATCAAAACCAGAAG cagaagaggaaaagcaggCAGAATCACCAAACACTCAAGAAACTCCTGCCAGTGACGCTGAACCCAGTGAAGATAAACCCAAGGCAGACGCACCACAAGATGGACAG CATTCTTCAGACAGTGATGACTCAGAGGACAGCAGCTCTGCGACGGAGGAAGACAGTGACAACAGCACGCatgaggaagaaaatgatgagccattatcTCTTGAATGGccagaaaccagaaaaaaacaagctatttaccttttcctctttcccattGTCTTCCCTCTCTGGAGCACTGTGCCTGATGTTAGAAACCCA gacTCCAAAAAATTCTTTGTCATCACATTTTTTGGATCCATCATCTGGATTGCAGTATTCTCTTACCTCATGGTGTGGTGGGCTCACCAG GTTGGTGAAACAGTTGGGATATCAGAAGAAATTATGGGATTAACCATACTGGCAGCAGGAACATCAATCCCTGACCTTATCACCAGCGTCATTGTTGCACGCAAAGGCTTAGGCGACATGGCTGTCTCCAGTTCTGTAGGCAGCAATATCTTCGATATCACTGTTGG TTTGCCAGTTCCTTGGTTCCTTTATTCTGTCTTCAGTGGACTCAGTCCAGTTGCAGTCAGTAGTAATGGTTTGTTTTGTGCAATTGTTCTCCTTTTTCTAATGCTTCTATTTGTAATCATCTCAATTGCTACATGTAAatggaaaatgaacaaaatactGGGGCTCACTATGTTTGCTCTTTACTTTGTGTTTTTGATCATCAGTGTGATGTTAGAAGATAGGATAATATCCTGCCCAGTATCTGTATGA